A stretch of Geomonas oryzisoli DNA encodes these proteins:
- a CDS encoding DUF1318 domain-containing protein, which produces MKTKLIKLLLALTCCSLAACAVITVNVYFPEKAAKEAYKSLDDMLLKSGEKPSSPAPPPGLPPAAPQDKPQSRLFDSLPQFSLVAEAYAADTDADADALAIELSSMPEVLKAYDEMSKRLPRLNALFTSGAVGLSKQGLVVVPPSVKAKLGAQDEALVAAENQSRKVVVLSMAKAILKLQKQKESKEALNQVMGKAATTYAETKREAAQPGWWMQLQNDRWVQK; this is translated from the coding sequence ATGAAAACGAAACTGATCAAGTTGCTGTTGGCCCTTACCTGTTGCTCCCTTGCCGCCTGCGCGGTGATCACGGTCAACGTCTACTTCCCCGAGAAGGCTGCCAAGGAGGCCTACAAGTCGCTGGACGACATGCTACTGAAGAGCGGCGAGAAACCGTCCAGCCCCGCGCCTCCCCCGGGCCTTCCCCCGGCCGCGCCCCAGGACAAACCTCAGAGTCGGCTTTTTGACAGCCTGCCGCAGTTCTCCCTGGTGGCTGAGGCCTATGCCGCAGATACCGATGCCGACGCGGACGCCCTAGCCATCGAGCTGTCCAGCATGCCCGAGGTACTGAAGGCCTACGACGAGATGAGCAAGCGGCTTCCGAGGCTGAACGCGCTTTTCACCAGCGGTGCGGTCGGGCTGTCCAAGCAGGGGTTGGTGGTGGTCCCTCCCTCCGTCAAAGCGAAGCTCGGGGCGCAGGATGAAGCGCTGGTGGCCGCGGAAAACCAGAGCCGGAAGGTCGTGGTCCTCAGCATGGCGAAGGCGATACTCAAGCTGCAGAAGCAGAAGGAGAGCAAGGAGGCGCTGAACCAGGTCATGGGTAAGGCGGCGACCACCTACGCAGAAACCAAGCGTGAAGCGGCCCAGCCGGGGTGGTGGATGCAGTTGCAAAACGACCGGTGGGTGCAGAAGTAG